Below is a window of Georgenia soli DNA.
CGACGCGGCGCAGGAGTTCACCCGGCTGGTGGCCGAGCTCGGACCCGACGGCGCCACGCCCGCCCAGGTGGCCCTGCGGTGGGTGGTCCAGCAGGAGGGCGTCACCACGGTGATCCCGGGCGCGCGCAACGCCGAGCAGGCCCGGGCGAACGCGGCGGCCGCGGAGCTCGAGCCGCTGTCCGAGGAGCTGCTCGCCGCCGTCGCGGCGCTGTACGACGAGCGGGTCCGGGCCCAGGTCCACCACCGCTGGTAGCCCCGGGCGGTCGGCGGGCGTCTGCGGCCCAGCTCAGCGGGCGCCCGCCACCGCCTCGGCGAACCACCCCGTGATCGTGGTCGGGTGGGTGATCGCGGTGCCGACGCACACGGCGAAGGCCCCGCGGGCGAGCGCCTCGGCCGCCTGCGCGGGGCTGTGGACGCGGCCCTCGACCATGACCGGCAGCCGGCAGGCCCCGACCATCTCGTCGACGAGCTCGTAGTCCGGGCCGGGGGTGCGGGGACGCTCGCCGCTGTACCCGGCGAGCGTGGTGCCGAGGATGTCGACGCCCGCCCGCTCCGCCTCGAGAGCGTCCTCGAGCGACCCGCAGTCCGCCATGACCAGGACGTCGGTCCGCTCGCGCAGCTCGGCCACGGTCGCGGCGAGGGTGCGCCCGTCCGGGCGCGGGCGCCGGGTGCCGTCGAGCGCGACGATCTGCGCGCCGGCGTCGGCCACGGCCAGCGCGTGCTCGAGGGTCGGGGTGATGTAGACGCCGTCGTCCCCGTCCTTCCACAGCCCGATGACGGGCACGTCGACGGCGGCGACGACCTCGCGCACGTCCTGCAGGCCCTGGGCGCGCACGGCGGCGGCCCCGCCCTCCACGACGGCGGCCGCCACCTGCGCCATGGTGCGCGGGTCGCGCATCGGCTCGCCCGGGT
It encodes the following:
- a CDS encoding N-acetylmannosamine-6-phosphate 2-epimerase, which encodes MRGGLVVSCQAYPGEPMRDPRTMAQVAAAVVEGGAAAVRAQGLQDVREVVAAVDVPVIGLWKDGDDGVYITPTLEHALAVADAGAQIVALDGTRRPRPDGRTLAATVAELRERTDVLVMADCGSLEDALEAERAGVDILGTTLAGYSGERPRTPGPDYELVDEMVGACRLPVMVEGRVHSPAQAAEALARGAFAVCVGTAITHPTTITGWFAEAVAGAR